The window GATCGCCGTCGATGCTGCGCACCCGGCGCAGGAAGAGGAAATCCGGGCCGCTTTCGCCCCCGGTCTGCAGATGCTTGCGGAAGCCGGGCGACAGGGCCTGCCCTTCCTCGTAGGCGACGATGAGCGAGCCGGGTTCCGCCCCCAGCTTGCGCACCTCCGTCGTGAAGCTGTGGAAGCCGGAGACGCCTTTCATGCGCGCGGCGGTGCTGAAATAGCCGCGCCCGTGCTCGCTGTAGATGACGCCGCGCGTCTCGAGCTGCTTGAGCGCCTGCCGGATCGTGACGCGGGAGACGCCGAACTCCCGCGACAGCTCGCCTTCCGAGGGCAGGGCGAAATGCGCGCCGTTGCGCGCCTTCACCTCGCCATCGAGGATTTCAGCCACCTGTGCGTACATGGGCACCGTGCCGTTCTTGCGGATCGGTTTCTTGTTGAGCCTGATCTCGGTCATCGGTCTTCCTTTCTACCGGGGCGATCGCGCCATAGTCTCTAACATGTCGAGACAAGTCGGCAAGGTCGCGACCCGGAACCCGTCCTGCGCCGTCACGTTCCCGTCATGGCGGCGGCGATCTTCTCCGCGGCCATGATGATCGGGGCGTTGATGTTGGCGGAGGGCACGCGCGGCAGGATGGAGCCGTCGACGATGCGAAGCTTCTCCAGGGTGTGCACGCGGCCGGTGGAATCGGTGACGGCATGGTCGTCCGCGCCCATGCGGCAGGTGCTCGTCGGATGGTGCTCGGTGTTGGCGACGGTGCGCAGCCAGGCCTCGATCTCGGCGTCCGGGGCCTTGATGTCGGGCGTATCGACAGACCGGCCGCGATAGCGGCTCCAGGCCGGCTGATACGCCATTTCCAGCGTCTTGCGGATGCCGTCCACCATTTCCAGCGTGTCGCGCCGGTCGGTGAGATAGTTGAAGCGGATGGACGGCTTTGCGGCGGGGTCGGCGGACTTGAGCGCGATCCGGCCGCGGCTGTAGGGCCGCATCTGGCTGACGAAATACTGGAAGCCGTCGGAGATGGTCACCTTGCCGGACTGGAAATCGGCGAGGAACGGCAGGAATTCGTGCTGCATGTTGAAATAGGGCACGCTCTCGCCGCTCTTGAAGAAGGCGCCGACCTCGAAGAAGTTCGTGGCGCCGAGGCCGCGCTTGAACAGCATCCATTCGATGCCGAGCTTCAGGCGGCCGGCCATGTTGAGCTGCCGGCGGATGGAGACGCCGCCCGGCGAGGTGAAGCGCAGCGGGGCGACCACGTGGTCCTGCAGGTCGGCGCCGACGCCGGGCAGGTGGACGGCGCTGGCTATGCCGTGTTCGTTCAGCGCCGCGCGGTCGCCGATGCCCGAGAGCATCAGAAGGTGGGGCGAGCCGACGGTGCCGGCCGACAGGATGGTTTCACGGGCGGCGCGGATCGTCCTGCGCTCGTCGCGCTGCGAGAGCGTCACGCCGGCTGCGGCGCGACCCTCCAGAAGGATCTTCTCGACGAGGCAGCCGGTCATGACCGTGAGGTTGGGACGATGCCTCGCCAGCGTCAGGTAGGCCAGGCTGGTGCTGCAACGCACGCCGTCGCGGATGGTCGCCTGGGTGATATGCACGCCGTCCTGCGCGCCGCTGTTGTAGTCGCCGGCATCGCGCAGGCCGAATTCCCGGCCGGCGGCGAGGAAGGTGCGGTAGAGCGGATGGTCGGCCTTGCTGCGCACGACATCGACGGGGCCCGCGCCGCCGCGCATCGGGTCGCGGCCGCCTTCGAAATTTTCCAGCTTCTTGAAGAAGGGCAGGCAATCCTCGAAATCCCAGCCCTCGACGCCGAGGTCGCGCCAGCCGTCGTAGTCCTGTCTTGCGCCGCGCACGAAAACCATGCCGTTGATCGACGAACTGCCGCCAAGGCCGCGGCCGCGCGCCTGGCCGATGCTGCGGCCATGCAGTTCCGGTTCCGGCTCGCTTTCGAACTTCCAGTTGTAGCGGTCGCTTTCGATGGGGAAGGTGAGGGCCGCCGGCATGCGGATGAAGATGCTGCGGTCGCTCGGCCCTGCCTCGACGAGGCAGACGGAAACGGCCGGATCCGCGCTCAGCCGGTTGGCCAGCACGCAGCCCGCCGAGCCGGCGCCGACGATGACATAGTCGAATTCCTGGTGCGTGATGGGCATGCCTGTCTCCGAGCGGCGTGAGCCGGTTTGCAGTCCGTCCCGCCCGGTTCTGCCCCTTCGTTTCGAGGGGTGTCCGGGAGGGGCTGGACAGCGATCCGGGCGTGTGTTAGCTACTGTTTAACATGTAGTAACAAGTTGTCAAGCGGTCAACTTAGATACATGTCATCGAAGCAAACGGGAGCAGAACCATGAAACGAAGGGGATTCATCACCTTAGCGGCGGCGGCGCTCGCAGCCTCCGCCCTGTCGACGAGTGCATTCGCCATCGACTGGAAACAGCAGTCCGGGCAGGAAATCACCGTGCTGCTCAGCGAGCATCCGTGGACGGCCGAGCTGCGCAAGCATGTCGGGGAGTTCGAGGCGGAGACCGGCATCAAGGTCAAGATCGATGCCTTCGCGGAAGACCTCTATTCGGACCGCATGAACCTCGCCGTCCGTTCGGCCAATTCCGTCGCCGACGTCTACATGATCCAGATGGACTCGGCGCTCTATACGCAGTGGGAAGCCGGCGTCGTCGAGCCGCTGACGCCCTATCTCGACGATGCCGCCAGGACGGATGCCGACTATGACCTCGCCGACTATCCGGAAGGCTTCCGCGCCGGCGCGTCCTTCCCCGTCGGCCAGCCCGCCCCGCAGCTCTACGCCATCCCGATCTCCTTCGAGGCCTACACGCTCTTCTACAACAAGGAGCTCGTCGAAAAGTATCTCGGCGGCAAGGTGCCGGCGACGATGGACGAGCTGATCGCGGCGGCCAACGAGATCAGCGCCAAGGGCGAGGGCAAGGTCTTCGGCGCCTCGATGCGCGGCAAGCGCTCCGCCGAGCTGGTCGATACGATGACGGGCATCGTGCTCGACGCCTGGGGCAGCGAGCCGGCGGCGCTTCCCTACAACATCTGGTTCGACGGCGACTGGTCGAAGCCGCGCTTCGACGATCCGCGCATCGCCAGGGGCCTTTCCTATTATGCCGGCCTGCTGAAGGCGGGTCCGCCGAGCGCGCTGTCCTACGGCTGGGAGGATGCGAGCCGCTTCTTCTCGCAGGGCAACGCCGCCTTCTTCGTCGACGCCTCGGTCTTCGGTCCGGGCTTCGAGGATGCGAAGACCTCGGCGATCGCCGGCAAGGTGGGCTATGCGCCGCTGCCGGCCTCCACGGGCGACATCGGCTATAGCGGCCACTGGTCCTGGGGCATTTCGATCGCGAAGAACTCGCCGCAGAAGGATGCCGCCTGGCTCTTCGTGCAATGGGCGACGAACAGGAAGATGACGGCGGTGCTGGGCGTGGCAACGGGCGGCGCGCCGCGCGATTCGGCCTGGGCCGATGCCGACTACGTCAAGGCGCTCGATGCCGGATACGTCGCCGCGGTGAAGACCCAGATGCAGCACACCCGCCCGACCTCGGTCTTCCGCCAGGGCTGGAACGACGTCGTGCTCATGATCGTCGATGCCATCCACCAGATCTACCAGGGCACCTCGCCCGAGGACGCGGTGGCCGAACTCCAGGCCAACGTCCGGGACACGCTCGAATAGGCTCCTTCCCTGCGGGGCCGGCACGCCCGGCCCCGTTTTTCTCCATAGCAGGATCGTATCGACCATGCGCCGAGACAAACATATCCGCTGGCTGATTGCGCCGGCCCTCGTGCTTCTGGCCGCCGGAACGCTCTATCCGGTCATCTATGCCGGCTATCTCTCGCTTCTCCAGTGGAACTGGGGGTCCGAGGCCAAGTTCGTCGGACTGCGGAATTTCGTGCGCATCCTGTCGGGCAGCGGTTTCCCGAAGGCGCTGTTCAACACCTTCTATTTCGCCGTCTGCGCCGTGGTCATCGAGACGCTGCTCGGGCTTGGCCTCGCGCTCGCCATCAATCGCATCCGCACCGGCGCGGGCCTGATCCGCACGCTGATGATCCTGCCGCTCATGGTTTCCGGCATCGCCGTCTCGCTGATCTGGAAGGTCATGCTCGATCCGACGCTCGGCATCGTCAACTACCTGCTGTCGCTCGTCGGCATAGCCGGCCCCGCCTGGCTCGGCACGGTGCCGACGGCCATGCCCTCGATCATAATGATCGATACCTGGTGGCAGACGGCCTTCACCTTCATCATCCTGTCGTCGGCGCTGAAGAGCCTGCCGGCCGAGCCCTTCGAGGCCGCACGGCTGGAGGGCGCGACGCCGTTCCAGACCTTCCGCCACGTCACCTTGCCGATGCTGAAGCCGGTGCTGATCACCGTCATCATCTTCCGCACCATCGACACGCTGAAAGTCTTCGACATCATTTTCGGCACGACCGGCGGCGGACCGCTGAGGGCCACCGAAAGCGTGCAGACGCTCGCCTACCAGACGGCGTTCAAGTCCTACAAGTTCGGCGAGTCCGCGGCCATCGCCGTCGTCTTCTCGCTGATCATCCTGGCGCTCTGCATCCTCTACCTGGTGATCGACACCGACGATGGAGAAAAGGCATGACCCCCTCCGCTTCCGCCCGCCGCGCGCTCTGGCCCTATGCGGTCGCCGTCCTTGCCGTCGCCGTGTCGCTGTTTCCGATCTTCTGGATCCTGACCATCGCGTTGAAGACCCGGTTCGATGCCTTCGCCATGCCGCCGGTCTGGTTCTTCTCGCCGGTCTGGGAGAATTTCGGCAGGGCCTGGTCCTCGACGGGCTTTTCCGGCGCCTTCCTCAACAGCCTGATCGTCTGCGCCATCGGCAACGTGCTGGCGCTCGCCGCCGGCATTCCCGCCGCCTATTACCTCAATCGCAGGAACGTGCCGGGACGGCGCACGATCCTCATCTGGCTGCTGATTTCCTACATGCTGCCGGAATTCCTGTTCATCGTGCCGATGTACGTGCTCTTCCAGTCGATCGGTCTCTACGACACGGTGATCGGGCTTGCGCTGATCTACCAGGTCTTCACGCTGCCCTTCACGATCTGGCTGCTGCGCGCCTTCTTCGCCGATATTCCCGAAGCGCTTGCCGAGGCGGCGCGGCTGGAGGGCGCGGGCACGCTGCGCATCGTCTGGACGATCTACGTGCCGATCGCCGCGCCCGGCATCGCCGCCACGGTCATCCTCAACGCCATCAAGATGTGGAACGAATTGACCATCGCGCTCGCGCTCACCTTCGAGAAGGCGCAGACCGTGACGCTCGCTGTCGCCGGTTTCCGCGGCTACGCCTCCATCGACTGGGGCGCGATGTCGGCCGCCTCCATCATCATCATCCTGCCCATGGCGCTGTTCGCCATCCTGGCGCAGCGGCGCATCGTCCAGGGCCTCAGCCTCGGCGCGGTCAAGTAAGCCCCCGATCAACCAAGGAAAAAGCCATGTCCGCCGTTTCCCTAAAGGGTATCGACATCTCCTACGGCTCCGTCGATGTCGTGCGCAACCTCGATCTCGACATAAAGGCCGGCGAGTTCGTCGTCTTCGTCGGCCCCTCCGGCTGCGGCAAGTCGACGACGCTGCGCCTGATCGCGGGCCTGGAAGAGGGCCGCTCCGGCGACATCTCCATCGGCGGCCGCGTCGTCAACACGGTCGATCCGGCCAGGCGCGACGTCGCCATGGTGTTCCAGAACTATGCGCTCTTCCCGCACATGTCGGTCGCCGACAACATCTCCTTCGGCATGCGGCTGCGCGGCGAGGCGAAGGAGACGATCGCGGCGCGCGTCGCGGACGTGGCGCGCATGGTCGGCCTCAAGGATCACCTGCACAAGCGGCCGGGCGCGCTCTCCGGCGGCCAGCGCCAGCGCGTGGCGCTCGCCCGCGCCATCGTGCGCAAGCCCGCCGTCTTCCTGTTCGACGAGCCGCTCTCCAACCTCGACGCCGAATTCCGCGCCGCCATGCGCTACGAGCTGAGCAGGCTGCATCGCGACCTCGGCTCGACCATGATCTACGTCACGCACGACCAGGTCGAGGCGATGACGATGGGCGACCGCATCGCCGTGCTGGCGCCGCTGAAGCAGGCCGGCCGCTCGAACCTCATGCAGTTCGGCACCCCCGAGGAGGTCTATCACCGTCCCGCCAACCTCTTCGTCGCCCGGTTCATCGGCTCGCCGCCGATGAATTTTTTCGAAGGCAGGGCAGAGGGCGACCGCATCCGCGTCGGCGGCTTGAGCCTGTCGGGCGCGCGCCATCTTCCGGCGGCGCTCACGGTCGGCATCCGCCCGGAGCATGTTCGCATAGGCACAGGCGCGGGCGCGGGGCCGTCCGTCAGCGGCACTGTGGAAGGTGTCGAAAACCTCGGGCATGAAAAGCTCTGGTTCCTCGCGACCGCCGAAGGGCGGATCGTCGCCCGCACCTCGGACGGCGCCGGCCACCGCGTCGGGGAGAATGTCGACGTGCATTTCGCGACGGACAGGCTGCACCTCTTCGACCGCGCGACGGGCGACAGGGTGGCGGTCTAGAAAGGCGAGGCGGCTCCGGCATGGCCGGCCCCGGCGCCGTCGCGGGCGGTTCGATGCATCACCAGTCAGCGCCCGGGATCGCCTGCACGAGCTGGCGCGAATAGGCCTCCTGCGGATTGCGGAAGATCTGCATCGGCGTGCCGGCCTCCACCACCTTGCCGCGGCTCATCACGATCACCTGGTCGCAGATCTGGCTGGCGACGCGCAGGTCGTGGGTGATGAAGATCATGGCGAGGTGCTTTTCGGCCTGCACTTCGGCGAGAAGCTGGAGGATCTGCGCCTGGATCGACACGTCGAGCGCCGAGACCGCCTCGTCGGCGACGATGATCTCCGGGTCGAACATCAGGGCCCGCGCGATGCCGACGCGCTGGCGCTGGCCGCCGGAGAATTCGTGCGGATAGCGCTCATAGGCCGCCGCCCCGAGGCCGACGCGCTCCAGGAGGCCGAGCGCCCGGCGATGGGCCTCCTCCCGGCCGAGCCCGTGGGCGACGGGGCCGACCGTCAGCGACGTGCCGACGGTGAGGCGCGGGTTGAGCGAGGCGAACGGGTCCTGGAAGATCATCTGGATGCGGGGGCGGAAGGGGCGGAAAGCCGCCTCGTCCATCGGGCGGATGTCGCGGCCGCCGAGCAGGATCTCGCCGGCATCGGCCTCGACGAGCTTCATCAGGACCTTGCCCATCGAGGACTTGCCCGAGCCGCTTTCGCCCACCACGCCCAGCGTTTCGCCGCGGCGCAGCGTGAAGGAAATGTCGTCGACGGCCGGCACGACCCGCTGCTTGCCGAACAGGCCGAAGGGGCTGCGGTAGGTCTTCCTGAGGCCGCGCACCTCCAGCACGGTCTCGCTGTCCCGGGCGGGCCCGCTCTCCGCCTCGCGCAGGCGCGGCACGGCGGCGATCAGCCGGCGGGTATAGGGATGCTGCGGATTGCGCAGCACCTGGTCGGCGGTGCCCTCCTCGACGACCCGGCCCTTTTCCATCACCACCACCCGGTCCGCGATGTCGGCGACCACGCCGAAATCGTGGGTGATGAACATGACGCTGGTGTTCTTCTTCGCCTGGAGCTGGCGGATCAGTTCGAGGATCTGCGCCTGGATGGTCACGTCGAGGGCCGTCGTCGGCTCGTCGGCGATCAGCACGTCGGGATCGAGCGCCAGCGCGATGGCGATCATCACGCGCTGGCGCTGGCCGCCGGAAAGGCGGAAGGGATATTGCCTGCGCATGACCGGCGGATCGGGAAGCCCGACCTCGGTGAGGAGTTCCAGCACGCGGCGCTGGCGCTCGGCCCGGCTGGTGACGCCGTGGGCGGCAAGCACCTCGTCGATCTGCTGCCCGATGGTCATCAGCGGATTGAGCGCGGAGAGCGGATCCTGGAAGATCATCGAGATCGCCTTGCCGCGCATCTGCCGCCGCTCGGCCTCCGGCAGGGCGAGCAGGTCGCGGCCCTTGTAGAGGATTTCGCCGCCCGTCGCCTTCATGGCGGGCGGCAGCAGGCCCATGATCGTGCTGGCGGTCACCGACTTGCCGGAGCCGCTTTCGCCGACGATGCACAGGATCTCGCCCCGCCGCAGGTCGAGCGACACGTCCTTCACCGCATGACTGCGTTCCATGTTCCTCGGCAGGCTCACATCGAGCGAGCGGACTGCAAGAACCGTTCCGGCCGGAGTGCGGTGAAGGTCAGTCATGGTGTCTCCTGTCGCTTGCGCAGGTGGTTCAGGGCTTGGGCACGACCATCGCGAACTTGCGGAAGGGCGTCAGAACGTCGAGCCAGGCGGTCTCGCCCTTCGGCACGACGACGATCGTGCCTGGGCCGATGCGCTTCGTCTCGCCCGCGCCGATGCGGCAGTCGGCCTCGCCCTCGATCACCACGAAGGTCTCCTCCAGCGCGCGCGCCGGATAGGGATAGACGCCGGGCTCGGCGATCCACACGGCCGCCTTGACGGCCGCCGCGCTGTCGCCCTGGTCCTCCCAGATCATGCGGTGGTAGGATTGCGCGCCGTTTTCCGCCACGGCCGCCGCGGTGCGGCCGGTGTCGTCCTTCACGTTCCAGTAGATCGACATTGTTCGTCCTCCTTCTCAGTGATGCGGCGGCAGTTCCACGCCGTCCCGCTTGCTCATGAAATTGTCGACCGCGCGCATCTCGCGCAGCTTGTAGCTCGGGCCGTAGTCCATCCACCACGGCGCGCGGTGCAGCGGCTCGACCTTGAGGTCGAGGTCCTGCTCGGGCTTGCCGGTCGCCCAGTCGGAAAGGATGCCGCCGAGCATGGTGCCGGTCGGCACGCCGCGGCCGGAAAGGCCGGTGAGGGCGACGATGCCGGGCGCAAGTCCGTAGAGCCGGGGAACGGTGCGGTACTGCATGTCGAGTTCGCCGAACCAGAAATAGTCCCAGCGCACCTCCTCCGTCAGTTGCGGATGCAGCCATTTCAGCCGGTCTGTCATGACCTGCTTCGAATAGTCGAGGTCCCGGCCGCGCGGCCCCCGGAGGAACATCGAGGCGACGATGCGGTTGTCGGCGGTCCACTTGTAGCAGTAGAAATCGCCGCGTCCGTCGATCATCGTCGTGTTCTGCGGCAGCACCGTCTCGCGCGCCCGGTCGGAGAGCGGGTTGGTGGCGCAGACATAGACCGGCATGATGCGGTAGCTCTTGTCGAGGCCGGGCCAGCCGTCCACCGTATAGGCGCCGGTGGCGAAGATGACCTTGTCGGCGATGACGTGGCCGGCCTCGCCGATCACCTTCCACTTGCCGCCCGCCTTCTCGCAGCGCCTTGCGGGGGAGCGGGTATAGAGCGCGGCGCCTTCGCTGATCGCCGCTGCCGCAAGGCC is drawn from Shinella sp. PSBB067 and contains these coding sequences:
- a CDS encoding GntR family transcriptional regulator, which gives rise to MTEIRLNKKPIRKNGTVPMYAQVAEILDGEVKARNGAHFALPSEGELSREFGVSRVTIRQALKQLETRGVIYSEHGRGYFSTAARMKGVSGFHSFTTEVRKLGAEPGSLIVAYEEGQALSPGFRKHLQTGGESGPDFLFLRRVRSIDGDPVALEDAYLPAALYPSATRATFEGASLYAEMAATWGIVPTWTDALFEPTAATAEEAGHLRVEPGAPVLTVWRVTVTDTDQAVEYVKSVYKGGGFMLNVNRYRL
- a CDS encoding GMC family oxidoreductase, yielding MPITHQEFDYVIVGAGSAGCVLANRLSADPAVSVCLVEAGPSDRSIFIRMPAALTFPIESDRYNWKFESEPEPELHGRSIGQARGRGLGGSSSINGMVFVRGARQDYDGWRDLGVEGWDFEDCLPFFKKLENFEGGRDPMRGGAGPVDVVRSKADHPLYRTFLAAGREFGLRDAGDYNSGAQDGVHITQATIRDGVRCSTSLAYLTLARHRPNLTVMTGCLVEKILLEGRAAAGVTLSQRDERRTIRAARETILSAGTVGSPHLLMLSGIGDRAALNEHGIASAVHLPGVGADLQDHVVAPLRFTSPGGVSIRRQLNMAGRLKLGIEWMLFKRGLGATNFFEVGAFFKSGESVPYFNMQHEFLPFLADFQSGKVTISDGFQYFVSQMRPYSRGRIALKSADPAAKPSIRFNYLTDRRDTLEMVDGIRKTLEMAYQPAWSRYRGRSVDTPDIKAPDAEIEAWLRTVANTEHHPTSTCRMGADDHAVTDSTGRVHTLEKLRIVDGSILPRVPSANINAPIIMAAEKIAAAMTGT
- a CDS encoding sugar ABC transporter substrate-binding protein, with translation MKRRGFITLAAAALAASALSTSAFAIDWKQQSGQEITVLLSEHPWTAELRKHVGEFEAETGIKVKIDAFAEDLYSDRMNLAVRSANSVADVYMIQMDSALYTQWEAGVVEPLTPYLDDAARTDADYDLADYPEGFRAGASFPVGQPAPQLYAIPISFEAYTLFYNKELVEKYLGGKVPATMDELIAAANEISAKGEGKVFGASMRGKRSAELVDTMTGIVLDAWGSEPAALPYNIWFDGDWSKPRFDDPRIARGLSYYAGLLKAGPPSALSYGWEDASRFFSQGNAAFFVDASVFGPGFEDAKTSAIAGKVGYAPLPASTGDIGYSGHWSWGISIAKNSPQKDAAWLFVQWATNRKMTAVLGVATGGAPRDSAWADADYVKALDAGYVAAVKTQMQHTRPTSVFRQGWNDVVLMIVDAIHQIYQGTSPEDAVAELQANVRDTLE
- a CDS encoding carbohydrate ABC transporter permease; this encodes MRRDKHIRWLIAPALVLLAAGTLYPVIYAGYLSLLQWNWGSEAKFVGLRNFVRILSGSGFPKALFNTFYFAVCAVVIETLLGLGLALAINRIRTGAGLIRTLMILPLMVSGIAVSLIWKVMLDPTLGIVNYLLSLVGIAGPAWLGTVPTAMPSIIMIDTWWQTAFTFIILSSALKSLPAEPFEAARLEGATPFQTFRHVTLPMLKPVLITVIIFRTIDTLKVFDIIFGTTGGGPLRATESVQTLAYQTAFKSYKFGESAAIAVVFSLIILALCILYLVIDTDDGEKA
- a CDS encoding carbohydrate ABC transporter permease, encoding MTPSASARRALWPYAVAVLAVAVSLFPIFWILTIALKTRFDAFAMPPVWFFSPVWENFGRAWSSTGFSGAFLNSLIVCAIGNVLALAAGIPAAYYLNRRNVPGRRTILIWLLISYMLPEFLFIVPMYVLFQSIGLYDTVIGLALIYQVFTLPFTIWLLRAFFADIPEALAEAARLEGAGTLRIVWTIYVPIAAPGIAATVILNAIKMWNELTIALALTFEKAQTVTLAVAGFRGYASIDWGAMSAASIIIILPMALFAILAQRRIVQGLSLGAVK
- a CDS encoding ABC transporter ATP-binding protein, whose protein sequence is MSAVSLKGIDISYGSVDVVRNLDLDIKAGEFVVFVGPSGCGKSTTLRLIAGLEEGRSGDISIGGRVVNTVDPARRDVAMVFQNYALFPHMSVADNISFGMRLRGEAKETIAARVADVARMVGLKDHLHKRPGALSGGQRQRVALARAIVRKPAVFLFDEPLSNLDAEFRAAMRYELSRLHRDLGSTMIYVTHDQVEAMTMGDRIAVLAPLKQAGRSNLMQFGTPEEVYHRPANLFVARFIGSPPMNFFEGRAEGDRIRVGGLSLSGARHLPAALTVGIRPEHVRIGTGAGAGPSVSGTVEGVENLGHEKLWFLATAEGRIVARTSDGAGHRVGENVDVHFATDRLHLFDRATGDRVAV
- a CDS encoding ABC transporter ATP-binding protein, with translation MTDLHRTPAGTVLAVRSLDVSLPRNMERSHAVKDVSLDLRRGEILCIVGESGSGKSVTASTIMGLLPPAMKATGGEILYKGRDLLALPEAERRQMRGKAISMIFQDPLSALNPLMTIGQQIDEVLAAHGVTSRAERQRRVLELLTEVGLPDPPVMRRQYPFRLSGGQRQRVMIAIALALDPDVLIADEPTTALDVTIQAQILELIRQLQAKKNTSVMFITHDFGVVADIADRVVVMEKGRVVEEGTADQVLRNPQHPYTRRLIAAVPRLREAESGPARDSETVLEVRGLRKTYRSPFGLFGKQRVVPAVDDISFTLRRGETLGVVGESGSGKSSMGKVLMKLVEADAGEILLGGRDIRPMDEAAFRPFRPRIQMIFQDPFASLNPRLTVGTSLTVGPVAHGLGREEAHRRALGLLERVGLGAAAYERYPHEFSGGQRQRVGIARALMFDPEIIVADEAVSALDVSIQAQILQLLAEVQAEKHLAMIFITHDLRVASQICDQVIVMSRGKVVEAGTPMQIFRNPQEAYSRQLVQAIPGADW
- a CDS encoding cupin domain-containing protein; its protein translation is MSIYWNVKDDTGRTAAAVAENGAQSYHRMIWEDQGDSAAAVKAAVWIAEPGVYPYPARALEETFVVIEGEADCRIGAGETKRIGPGTIVVVPKGETAWLDVLTPFRKFAMVVPKP
- a CDS encoding FAD-binding oxidoreductase, which encodes MTKFSPFDQSYWFASAPPPPQTERLEGEKVVDVCIVGAGYTGLTTAIELRRKGVSVAILEREEAGYGGSGRNAGHCSPTFSYYSLDKIRSLLGQPWAERLIHRQTRAADRAAEYIRRYAIDCEWVQNGLVIGAMRPGHLSPLEHKTESYNAVGARTRMLDRDEIERITGSPRLYGGWLHEEGAHIHPLKYARGLAAAAISEGAALYTRSPARRCEKAGGKWKVIGEAGHVIADKVIFATGAYTVDGWPGLDKSYRIMPVYVCATNPLSDRARETVLPQNTTMIDGRGDFYCYKWTADNRIVASMFLRGPRGRDLDYSKQVMTDRLKWLHPQLTEEVRWDYFWFGELDMQYRTVPRLYGLAPGIVALTGLSGRGVPTGTMLGGILSDWATGKPEQDLDLKVEPLHRAPWWMDYGPSYKLREMRAVDNFMSKRDGVELPPHH